Proteins from a genomic interval of Polaribacter sp. Q13:
- the galE gene encoding UDP-glucose 4-epimerase GalE, producing MKRILVTGGLGFIGSHTVVELQNEGFEVVIIDDLSNTSIGVLDNITSITGIKPDFHQIDLRIKSDVKNFFDNNKVDGMIHFAAFKAVGESMHKPLDYYENNLGSLVYLLQEMRDRKLDNFIFSSSCTVYGQADELPITENAPVKAAESTYGNTKQIGEEILRDASKAHGLNIIALRYFNPIGAHPSIKIGELPLGVPQNLIPYITQTAAGMRDELSVFGDDYDTVDGTAVRDYIHVVDLAKAHIAALQRLIKKNNKKAFEYFNVGTGKGSSVLEVIKAFEKASGKSLNYKIVPRREGDITAAYADTTIANKELNWKTEKTLEEALASSWKWQLAQNK from the coding sequence ATGAAAAGAATATTAGTTACAGGAGGATTAGGATTTATTGGTTCTCACACCGTTGTAGAATTACAAAACGAAGGTTTTGAAGTAGTAATTATCGATGATTTATCTAACACATCTATCGGTGTTTTAGACAACATTACATCTATTACAGGTATTAAACCAGATTTTCATCAAATTGATTTAAGAATTAAAAGTGATGTAAAAAACTTTTTCGATAACAATAAAGTAGATGGAATGATCCATTTCGCTGCTTTTAAAGCGGTTGGAGAAAGCATGCACAAACCTTTAGATTACTACGAAAACAACTTAGGTTCTTTAGTGTATTTATTACAAGAAATGAGAGATAGAAAATTAGATAACTTTATCTTTTCTTCTTCTTGTACCGTTTACGGACAAGCAGATGAGTTACCTATTACAGAAAATGCACCTGTAAAAGCAGCTGAATCTACTTACGGAAACACCAAACAAATTGGCGAAGAAATTTTAAGAGATGCTAGTAAAGCACATGGTTTAAATATTATTGCTTTAAGATATTTTAACCCAATTGGAGCGCATCCATCAATTAAAATTGGAGAATTGCCTTTAGGAGTTCCTCAAAACTTAATTCCATATATTACACAAACCGCTGCAGGTATGCGTGATGAATTATCTGTTTTTGGTGATGATTATGATACTGTAGATGGTACTGCGGTTCGTGATTATATACATGTTGTAGATTTAGCAAAAGCACACATTGCCGCTTTACAACGTTTAATTAAAAAGAATAATAAAAAAGCATTTGAATACTTTAATGTAGGTACAGGAAAAGGAAGTTCTGTATTAGAAGTAATTAAAGCTTTTGAAAAAGCTTCTGGAAAATCTTTAAATTATAAAATTGTTCCTAGAAGAGAAGGTGATATTACTGCTGCTTATGCAGATACTACTATTGCCAATAAAGAATTGAACTGGAAAACAGAAAAAACTTTAGAAGAAGCATTGGCCTCTTCTTGGAAATGGCAACTAGCTCAAAATAAATAA
- a CDS encoding penicillin acylase family protein, with product MKFLRRFLKILLILVVLVVVFVWLYSKTYHPNYSGELELKNISNKVTVYFDDVGVPHINAQNQKDAYVALGYVHAQDRLWQMELMRRIAAGRLSEIFGKDLVRVDQFFGGLGIEEAANKTIAGLDKTAESYILTQAYLNGVNQFIEEGKTPLEFTLVGVKKEKYTLKDIYNVFGYMSFSFAAAHKTDPLLTEVKEKLGASYLNELLSKNPDYLTIIKTSLPDKIEATFSKTVASIMDELPISPFIGSNSWVLAPEKTKNGKVIFENDPHIAYSQPSVWYQNHIKTPDFEIYGFNIALMPFPLLGHNHEYAYGLTMFENDDVNFYVEEENPENSLEYKTENGYQKYELRDKTIHVKNEKDTSFQVKVSKHGPIMNGLIEHIKDKRPIAMNWIYTQLPNEMLDVSYGISHANSLKDFRNSVARIHAPGLNVMYGDAKDNVACFSSAKLYELRDGLSTKTYLNGASGEDEILEFLPFDENPQAINPSWNYVYSANNQVDSVKGKIYPGYYLPEDRAKRIVELLEQKDDFTKEEVANMTYDVKSSTVPNIIRNLLKNVDKSELLASERKAFSELENWDGNYLKTAVGPTIYNRFLYEFLKATYKDELGASFNLFINSNLQDKVLPNQINRKNSVWWDNIDTKDKIETRRDIVQASFKSAFSFLQNQLGANVDDWTWNRVISVEYEHAIGKAGGLLRKLFNLGPYETIGGNEVINNQIFKLDSTGYYKVTAGPSTRRVIDFSDVENSIAIVPTGQSGNVFSKYYKNQTKRYLEGKFVKMKLNQAEIEQSKNILVFKPME from the coding sequence ATGAAGTTTTTAAGACGTTTTTTAAAAATTCTGTTAATTCTTGTGGTGTTGGTGGTTGTTTTTGTTTGGTTGTACTCTAAAACGTATCACCCAAATTATTCTGGTGAGCTAGAATTGAAAAATATTTCTAATAAAGTAACGGTGTATTTTGATGATGTTGGGGTACCTCATATAAATGCTCAAAATCAAAAAGATGCTTATGTAGCTTTGGGGTATGTGCATGCGCAAGATAGATTATGGCAAATGGAATTGATGCGTAGAATTGCTGCAGGAAGGTTGTCTGAGATTTTTGGAAAAGATTTGGTGAGAGTCGATCAGTTTTTTGGAGGATTAGGAATTGAAGAAGCTGCAAATAAAACGATTGCAGGTTTAGATAAAACAGCTGAATCTTATATTTTAACGCAGGCATATCTAAACGGAGTAAATCAATTTATTGAAGAAGGAAAAACACCTTTAGAATTTACGTTAGTAGGTGTGAAAAAAGAAAAATATACCCTCAAAGATATTTATAATGTATTCGGTTATATGTCTTTTAGTTTTGCGGCTGCTCATAAAACAGATCCTTTATTAACAGAAGTTAAAGAGAAATTAGGCGCTTCTTATTTAAATGAGTTGTTAAGTAAGAATCCTGATTATTTAACAATAATAAAAACCAGTTTACCAGATAAAATAGAGGCAACATTTTCTAAAACAGTTGCTTCTATTATGGATGAATTACCGATTTCTCCTTTTATAGGAAGTAATTCTTGGGTACTTGCTCCGGAAAAAACAAAGAATGGAAAAGTAATTTTCGAAAATGATCCGCATATTGCATATTCGCAACCTTCTGTTTGGTATCAAAATCATATTAAAACACCCGATTTTGAAATTTATGGATTTAATATTGCATTGATGCCATTTCCTTTATTAGGTCATAATCATGAATATGCGTACGGTTTAACAATGTTTGAAAATGATGATGTAAATTTTTATGTTGAAGAAGAGAACCCGGAGAATTCTTTAGAATATAAAACAGAAAATGGGTATCAGAAGTATGAGCTAAGAGACAAAACGATTCATGTAAAAAATGAAAAAGATACTTCTTTTCAGGTAAAGGTTAGTAAACATGGACCGATAATGAATGGTTTAATAGAGCATATTAAGGATAAAAGACCTATTGCAATGAATTGGATTTACACGCAATTACCAAACGAAATGTTAGATGTTTCTTACGGAATTTCTCATGCAAATTCTTTAAAGGATTTTAGAAATTCTGTAGCTAGAATTCATGCACCCGGTTTAAATGTAATGTATGGAGACGCCAAAGATAATGTAGCTTGTTTTTCTTCGGCTAAATTGTATGAGTTAAGAGACGGTTTGTCTACCAAAACGTATTTAAATGGTGCTTCTGGAGAAGATGAAATTTTAGAGTTTTTGCCTTTTGATGAAAATCCACAAGCAATAAACCCGAGTTGGAATTACGTGTATTCTGCCAATAACCAAGTAGATTCTGTAAAAGGTAAAATATATCCTGGTTATTATTTACCTGAAGATAGAGCAAAAAGAATTGTAGAATTATTAGAGCAGAAAGATGATTTTACAAAAGAAGAGGTTGCAAATATGACGTACGATGTAAAATCATCTACAGTGCCAAATATTATTCGTAATTTGTTAAAAAATGTGGATAAATCGGAGTTGTTAGCATCAGAAAGAAAAGCGTTTTCTGAACTTGAAAATTGGGATGGAAACTATTTAAAAACAGCCGTTGGGCCAACCATTTACAATCGTTTTTTATATGAATTTTTAAAAGCAACTTATAAAGACGAGTTGGGTGCTAGTTTTAATTTGTTTATCAATTCTAACTTGCAAGATAAAGTATTACCGAATCAAATAAATAGAAAGAATTCTGTTTGGTGGGATAATATTGATACGAAAGATAAAATTGAAACCAGAAGGGATATTGTTCAAGCATCTTTTAAAAGTGCTTTTTCTTTTTTACAAAATCAGTTAGGAGCAAATGTAGATGATTGGACCTGGAATAGAGTTATTTCTGTAGAATATGAACATGCAATAGGAAAAGCAGGTGGTTTGTTACGTAAACTGTTTAATCTTGGTCCATATGAAACTATTGGTGGAAACGAGGTTATTAATAATCAAATTTTTAAATTAGATAGTACAGGGTATTATAAGGTTACAGCAGGACCGTCAACAAGAAGGGTTATCGATTTTTCTGATGTAGAAAATAGTATAGCAATTGTACCAACAGGGCAATCTGGAAATGTGTTTAGCAAGTATTATAAAAATCAAACTAAAAGATATTTAGAAGGGAAGTTTGTAAAGATGAAACTGAATCAGGCTGAAATTGAACAGAGTAAAAATATTTTAGTTTTTAAGCCAATGGAGTAA
- a CDS encoding FtsL-like putative cell division protein: MSKAKKNVYDFLRGSFLTDDSAFKNWRIIIFVVVLLLVMITSAHRAERKVIQISKLNKKKRELRAEYVDTGTILMRMKMESSIRERVKVKGLEPLKSPPKKIKVTIKD, encoded by the coding sequence ATGTCTAAAGCAAAAAAAAACGTCTATGATTTTCTGAGAGGAAGTTTCCTTACAGACGATTCTGCATTTAAAAATTGGCGAATCATCATTTTTGTAGTTGTGTTGTTATTAGTTATGATAACAAGTGCGCATAGAGCAGAGAGAAAGGTAATTCAGATATCAAAGTTGAATAAAAAGAAAAGAGAATTAAGAGCAGAATATGTAGATACTGGTACTATTTTAATGAGAATGAAAATGGAGTCGAGTATTAGAGAAAGAGTAAAAGTAAAAGGTTTAGAGCCTTTAAAATCCCCTCCAAAAAAAATAAAAGTAACTATTAAAGACTAA
- a CDS encoding Rrf2 family transcriptional regulator produces the protein MIKTRFSIALHIMTLLAMYKEDWLTSTLIAESLNINPVLVRKELATLKEGGLIQSKEGKHGGINILKDANKIYLSEIFNLIKGDDNVLSLLKNTPNPNCKVGKQINTRLESLLNTIDTAISEELKKQTLEEFKNQF, from the coding sequence TTGATAAAGACAAGATTTTCAATCGCCTTACATATTATGACTTTACTTGCAATGTATAAAGAAGATTGGTTAACATCTACTTTAATAGCTGAGAGCTTAAATATAAATCCGGTATTGGTTAGAAAAGAACTTGCAACACTTAAGGAAGGTGGTTTAATTCAAAGTAAAGAAGGAAAACATGGTGGAATTAACATTCTAAAAGATGCTAACAAAATATATTTATCTGAGATTTTTAATCTTATAAAAGGTGATGATAACGTATTATCACTACTTAAAAATACACCCAACCCTAATTGTAAGGTTGGTAAACAAATAAATACCAGATTAGAATCTTTATTAAATACAATAGATACTGCTATAAGTGAAGAGCTAAAGAAACAAACACTTGAAGAATTTAAAAATCAATTTTGA
- a CDS encoding alpha/beta fold hydrolase, with protein sequence MTDKLTEEGKFKYVEAGEGPAIIILHGLMGALSNFDSTFDHFSSNGYKVLIPELPLYSLPLLKTNVKNLAKFLKEFLEHKKINHAILLGNSLGGHIALYFTKQYPEKVTALVLTGSSGMYEKAMGDSFPKRGNYEYIEQKAREVFYDPAIATKELVDDVYSTVNDRMKALKTLSIAKSAIRHNMAKDLPNMKHPTCLIWGKQDGVTPPEAAEDFHRLLSNSDLFWIDKCGHAAMMEKPEEFNKILHAWLTSRKL encoded by the coding sequence ATGACAGATAAGTTAACAGAGGAAGGGAAATTTAAATATGTAGAAGCAGGAGAAGGACCTGCAATCATTATTTTACATGGATTAATGGGAGCATTGAGTAATTTTGACTCAACATTCGATCATTTCTCTAGTAATGGCTACAAAGTTTTAATCCCAGAATTACCTTTATATTCTTTACCTCTTCTAAAAACCAATGTTAAAAACTTAGCAAAGTTCTTAAAAGAGTTTTTAGAACATAAAAAGATAAATCACGCTATTCTTCTTGGGAATTCCTTAGGAGGACATATAGCATTGTATTTCACAAAACAGTATCCAGAAAAAGTAACAGCACTTGTACTTACAGGTAGTTCTGGTATGTATGAAAAAGCGATGGGAGATAGTTTTCCTAAAAGAGGAAACTATGAATACATAGAGCAAAAAGCTAGAGAAGTTTTTTACGATCCTGCAATTGCGACTAAAGAATTAGTTGATGATGTTTACAGCACTGTAAATGATAGAATGAAAGCTTTAAAAACATTATCTATTGCCAAAAGTGCTATTAGACACAACATGGCAAAAGATTTACCCAACATGAAACATCCTACATGTTTAATTTGGGGAAAACAAGATGGTGTTACACCTCCTGAGGCTGCAGAAGATTTTCATAGATTATTATCAAATTCAGATTTATTTTGGATTGACAAATGTGGTCATGCAGCAATGATGGAAAAACCAGAAGAATTTAACAAAATTCTTCATGCTTGGCTTACTTCTAGAAAATTATAA
- the yihA gene encoding ribosome biogenesis GTP-binding protein YihA/YsxC, which yields MKIRSADFVMSNSNVTKAPQERMPEYAFIGRSNVGKSSLINMLMERKDLAKISGKPGKTQLINHFKINDEWFLVDLPGYGYAKVSKKKRTIFQFFIENYFKEREQLVCTFVLIDSRHDPQKIDLEFMKFLGENQIPFCIAFTKADKLGSSKLNKQITSYKKKLLNTWETLPMSFITSSSTGLGRDEFLNFIDSVNEDVAKDFK from the coding sequence ATGAAAATTAGATCTGCAGATTTTGTAATGAGTAACAGTAATGTTACCAAGGCTCCACAAGAAAGAATGCCAGAATATGCATTTATTGGACGTTCTAATGTTGGTAAATCTTCATTAATTAATATGTTAATGGAACGCAAAGATTTAGCCAAAATTTCTGGTAAACCTGGTAAAACACAACTTATCAATCATTTTAAAATAAATGATGAGTGGTTTTTAGTAGATTTACCTGGTTATGGTTACGCTAAAGTTTCTAAGAAGAAAAGAACCATTTTTCAGTTTTTTATAGAAAACTACTTTAAAGAAAGAGAGCAGCTAGTTTGTACTTTTGTTTTAATTGATTCTAGACACGATCCTCAAAAAATTGATTTAGAGTTCATGAAGTTTTTAGGTGAAAACCAAATTCCGTTTTGTATTGCTTTTACCAAAGCAGACAAATTAGGTAGTTCTAAATTGAACAAACAAATTACTTCTTATAAAAAGAAATTATTAAACACTTGGGAAACACTTCCGATGTCATTTATTACCTCTTCTTCTACAGGATTAGGTAGAGATGAATTTTTAAATTTTATTGATAGTGTTAATGAAGACGTTGCCAAAGATTTTAAATAA
- a CDS encoding RluA family pseudouridine synthase, producing the protein MHSTKENLQILFEDNHIIIVNKRAGDITQGDKTGDKPLSDVVKEYIKDKYNKPGNVYLGVVHRLDRPTSGIIIFAKTSKSLERLNKMLRDKTIHKTYWAVVKNHPKKEKDTLINYLRKNPKNNKSTAYPKEIDGSKKAILHYAVIKKLDNYSLIEIDLETGRHHQIRSQLSNIGSPIKGDLKYGFDRSNKDGSIHLHARRIQFIHPVTKDEINITAPTPKEVIWNACL; encoded by the coding sequence ATGCATTCTACTAAAGAAAATTTACAAATTTTATTTGAAGACAATCATATTATCATTGTAAATAAACGCGCAGGCGATATTACACAAGGTGATAAAACGGGTGATAAACCTTTAAGTGATGTTGTAAAAGAATACATTAAAGATAAATACAATAAACCCGGAAACGTATATTTAGGTGTTGTACACCGATTAGACAGACCTACTTCTGGTATTATTATTTTTGCTAAAACATCTAAATCTTTAGAACGTTTAAATAAGATGCTTCGCGATAAAACGATTCACAAAACGTATTGGGCTGTTGTAAAAAATCATCCGAAGAAAGAAAAAGACACCTTAATTAATTATTTAAGAAAGAATCCAAAAAACAATAAATCTACCGCGTATCCGAAAGAAATTGATGGAAGTAAAAAAGCAATTCTTCATTATGCTGTTATCAAAAAACTAGACAATTATTCTTTAATAGAGATTGATTTAGAAACAGGAAGACATCATCAAATTAGATCGCAACTATCTAACATTGGTAGCCCTATAAAAGGAGATTTAAAATATGGTTTTGACAGAAGTAATAAAGATGGAAGTATTCATTTACATGCCCGCAGAATTCAATTTATACATCCTGTAACTAAAGACGAAATCAACATTACTGCACCAACGCCAAAAGAAGTTATTTGGAACGCTTGTTTGTAG
- the mraZ gene encoding division/cell wall cluster transcriptional repressor MraZ codes for MINLIGTYECKSDAKGRLMFSSAFKKQLASVLQDGFVVKRAVFQPCLELYPMKEWNLMMEKINKLNRFNKKNNDFIRRFTAGVKMVELDASGRILIPKDLFEFAGIKKQVVMSSSVNIIEIWDKDKYEKAIDDAADDFADLAEEVMGNTELDELS; via the coding sequence GTGATAAACCTAATCGGTACATATGAGTGTAAATCAGATGCTAAGGGGAGATTGATGTTTTCATCAGCCTTCAAAAAGCAACTGGCTTCTGTGTTGCAAGATGGTTTTGTGGTAAAGAGAGCTGTTTTTCAACCTTGTTTAGAGTTGTATCCGATGAAAGAGTGGAACTTGATGATGGAAAAAATCAACAAACTTAACAGGTTTAATAAAAAGAATAATGATTTTATTAGAAGATTTACAGCGGGAGTAAAAATGGTAGAATTAGATGCGTCTGGAAGAATTTTAATTCCGAAAGATTTATTTGAGTTTGCGGGTATTAAAAAACAAGTTGTTATGTCTTCTTCAGTGAATATTATTGAAATTTGGGATAAGGACAAATATGAGAAAGCTATTGATGATGCAGCAGATGATTTTGCAGATTTGGCAGAGGAAGTAATGGGAAATACAGAATTAGATGAATTATCATAA
- the rsmH gene encoding 16S rRNA (cytosine(1402)-N(4))-methyltransferase RsmH, which translates to MNYHNPVLLHESIDALAIKEDGVYVDVTFGGGGHSREILKRLGANGKLFGFDQDPDALDNIIDDERFVLIPENFRFISRFLRFHGVRKVDGVLADLGVSSHQFDEAERGFSTRFDGDLDMRMNQKSKTSAKEIVNTYSEEKLAEILFLYGELRNSRNIAKTIVEKRQEERIDTSFQLRKVLQKYLPKAKEHKIIAQIFQAIRIEVNEELDVLKEFLEQMPNLLKEDGRLSVISYHSLEDRLVKRFIRTGLFQGELEKDVFGRSNEPMQKVGKLIIPTPQEIKLNNRARSAKLRIATLKK; encoded by the coding sequence ATGAATTATCATAATCCAGTTTTATTACATGAGAGTATAGATGCGCTTGCTATTAAGGAAGACGGTGTCTATGTAGATGTTACGTTTGGTGGCGGTGGTCATTCAAGAGAGATCTTGAAAAGATTGGGTGCTAATGGTAAGTTGTTTGGTTTTGATCAAGATCCAGATGCGTTAGATAATATTATTGATGATGAGCGCTTTGTTTTAATACCTGAGAATTTTAGATTCATTTCTAGATTTTTGAGATTTCATGGCGTAAGAAAGGTAGATGGTGTTTTGGCAGATTTAGGAGTTTCTTCTCATCAGTTTGATGAGGCAGAAAGAGGTTTCTCTACACGTTTTGATGGTGATTTAGACATGAGAATGAATCAGAAATCTAAAACATCAGCAAAAGAAATTGTGAACACGTATTCTGAAGAGAAATTGGCAGAAATATTGTTTTTGTATGGAGAATTAAGAAATTCTAGAAATATAGCAAAAACAATTGTCGAAAAAAGACAAGAAGAAAGAATTGATACCAGTTTTCAGTTAAGAAAAGTATTGCAAAAGTATTTGCCAAAAGCAAAAGAACATAAAATAATTGCACAGATTTTTCAAGCAATTAGAATAGAGGTAAATGAAGAGTTAGATGTTTTAAAAGAATTTCTAGAGCAGATGCCTAATTTGTTAAAAGAGGATGGAAGGTTAAGTGTAATCTCATATCATTCTTTAGAAGATAGATTGGTAAAAAGGTTTATTAGAACTGGTTTGTTTCAAGGGGAATTAGAGAAAGATGTTTTTGGTAGAAGTAATGAGCCGATGCAAAAAGTAGGGAAGTTAATAATACCTACTCCTCAAGAAATTAAGTTAAATAATAGAGCTCGTAGCGCTAAGTTAAGGATAGCAACTTTAAAGAAGTAG
- a CDS encoding DegT/DnrJ/EryC1/StrS aminotransferase family protein, whose translation MKKIQMVDLQGQYQQIKETVNSSIEQVLNTSAYINGPLVHEFQADLEKYLNVKHVIPCANGTDALQIAMMGLGLEQGDEVITADFTFAATVEVIALLKLTPVLVDVDAKTYNIDIEALKRAITPKTKAIVPVHLFGQVANMDAVLEIAKEHNLFVIEDNAQAIGADYTFKDGTKKKAGTIGNVGTTSFFPSKNLGCYGDGGAIFTNDDELAHTIRGIVNHGMYTRYYHDVVGVNSRLDSIQAGVLKAKLPLLDTYCEARRNAARFYNKALSVSKHIITPTTSACGEICDTCDCHVFHQYTLQITNGKRDDLHKHLLEKGIPNAIYYPVALHSQKAYTDTRYNESDFPVTNELIKTVISLPMHTELDKEQLEFITKTILDFVN comes from the coding sequence ATGAAAAAAATTCAAATGGTAGACCTACAAGGTCAATATCAACAAATAAAAGAAACTGTAAACTCTTCTATAGAACAGGTTTTAAATACCTCTGCGTATATAAACGGCCCATTAGTTCATGAGTTTCAAGCAGATTTAGAAAAATATTTAAATGTAAAGCATGTAATACCTTGTGCTAACGGAACCGACGCTTTGCAAATAGCAATGATGGGACTAGGTTTAGAGCAAGGTGATGAAGTAATTACTGCAGATTTTACGTTTGCTGCAACCGTAGAGGTAATAGCATTGTTAAAATTGACTCCTGTTTTAGTGGATGTAGATGCAAAAACCTACAACATAGACATAGAAGCTTTAAAAAGAGCAATTACTCCTAAAACCAAAGCCATTGTACCTGTTCACTTATTCGGACAAGTAGCAAATATGGATGCTGTTTTGGAAATAGCAAAAGAGCATAATCTTTTTGTAATTGAAGACAATGCGCAAGCAATTGGTGCAGATTACACGTTTAAAGACGGCACAAAAAAGAAAGCAGGAACGATTGGAAATGTAGGTACAACTTCTTTTTTCCCTTCTAAAAACTTAGGATGTTATGGAGATGGTGGTGCCATTTTTACAAATGATGACGAACTTGCTCATACCATTCGCGGAATTGTAAATCACGGAATGTACACCCGTTATTACCATGACGTAGTGGGCGTAAATTCTCGTTTAGATTCTATTCAAGCTGGTGTTTTAAAAGCAAAATTACCTTTATTAGACACCTATTGCGAAGCTAGAAGAAATGCTGCTCGTTTTTACAACAAAGCTTTATCTGTATCTAAACATATTATTACACCAACAACGTCTGCTTGTGGTGAAATTTGTGATACTTGTGATTGCCACGTTTTTCATCAATATACGTTACAAATTACCAACGGAAAAAGAGATGATTTACACAAGCACTTATTAGAAAAAGGAATTCCGAATGCAATCTATTATCCTGTAGCATTACACTCTCAAAAAGCATACACAGACACTCGTTACAACGAAAGTGATTTCCCTGTAACTAATGAGTTGATAAAAACGGTAATTTCTTTACCAATGCATACAGAATTAGACAAAGAACAATTAGAGTTTATTACAAAAACTATTTTAGATTTTGTAAATTAA
- a CDS encoding TIGR01212 family radical SAM protein (This family includes YhcC from E. coli K-12, an uncharacterized radical SAM protein.), with the protein MKITGKRYLDYSSFIKLNFGERVQKISLDIGFSCPNRDGSKGYGGCTYCNNNTFNPDYCEPNKSVKQQLQEGISRFSSKYKTQQYLAYFQAYTNTYSDFESLKKMYEEALSVPNVIGLVIGTRPDCISDEVIDYLSFLSKTHFISLEFGVESTLNNTLKKVNRCHSYDDSIATFNKCKNKGFHLGAHLIIGLPGETKEDLLNHAIEISKLPIDTLKLHHLQIVKKSIMASQYKRNPEDFNLFTPESYIAFITQFVALLRPDIVIERFISQAPIDLLIAPKWNGLKNFEMVAKIDKQMELENTWQGKDYNPYPKKLNKENTLITA; encoded by the coding sequence ATGAAAATCACAGGGAAACGCTATTTAGATTACTCCTCCTTTATAAAACTTAACTTCGGAGAAAGAGTGCAAAAAATATCTTTAGATATTGGCTTTTCTTGTCCTAATAGAGATGGTTCTAAAGGATACGGAGGTTGCACCTATTGCAACAACAATACCTTTAACCCAGATTATTGCGAACCTAACAAAAGTGTTAAACAACAATTACAAGAAGGCATTTCTCGTTTTTCTAGCAAATACAAAACGCAGCAATATTTAGCTTATTTTCAAGCGTACACAAATACCTACTCAGATTTTGAATCTCTAAAAAAAATGTACGAGGAAGCTTTAAGCGTTCCCAATGTAATTGGATTGGTTATTGGCACCAGACCCGATTGTATTTCTGATGAAGTGATCGATTACTTATCCTTTTTATCAAAAACACATTTTATTTCCCTAGAATTCGGAGTGGAAAGCACTTTAAACAATACTTTAAAGAAAGTAAACAGGTGTCATTCTTATGATGATAGTATTGCTACTTTTAATAAATGTAAAAACAAAGGTTTTCATTTAGGTGCTCATTTAATTATCGGCTTACCAGGAGAAACCAAAGAGGATTTATTAAACCATGCCATTGAAATTTCTAAGTTACCGATAGACACTTTAAAATTACACCATTTGCAGATTGTAAAGAAATCTATCATGGCCTCTCAATACAAACGAAATCCAGAAGATTTTAATCTTTTTACACCTGAGAGTTACATTGCGTTTATAACTCAATTTGTTGCCTTACTTAGGCCAGATATTGTGATAGAACGTTTTATCAGTCAGGCACCAATAGATTTGCTAATTGCACCAAAATGGAACGGACTTAAAAACTTTGAAATGGTTGCTAAAATTGATAAACAAATGGAGTTAGAGAATACTTGGCAAGGGAAAGATTATAATCCTTATCCGAAAAAATTGAATAAAGAAAACACGCTAATTACAGCTTAA